From Vanacampus margaritifer isolate UIUO_Vmar chromosome 8, RoL_Vmar_1.0, whole genome shotgun sequence, a single genomic window includes:
- the kcnab2a gene encoding voltage-gated potassium channel subunit beta-2 isoform X3: protein MYPESTTDSPARLSLRQTGSPGMIYRNLGKSGLRVSCLGLGTWVTFGGQITDEMAEQLMTLAYENGINLFDTAEVYAAGKAEVVLGSIIKKKGWRRSSLVITTKIFWGGKAETERGLSRKHIIEGLKASLERLQLDYVDVVFANRPDPNTPMEETVRAMTHVINQGMAMYWGTSRWSPMEIMEAYSVARQFNQIPPICEQAEYHMFQREKVEVQLPELFHKIGVGAMTWSPLACGIISGKYDGRVPPYSRASLKGYQWLKDKILSEEGRRQQAKLKELQAIAERLGCTLPQLAIAWCLRNEGVSSVLLGASNTDQLMENIGAIQVLPKLSSSITHEVDSILGNKPYSKKDYRS from the exons AAACCTTGGGAAGTCTGGTCTGCGCGTGTCCTGCCTTGGATTAG GAACATGGGTGACATTTGGCGGGCAGATTACAGATGAG ATGGCCGAGCAGCTGATGACTCTGGCGTATGAAAATGGCATCAATCTGTTTGACACGGCCGAGGTCTACGCTGCAGGGAA GGCTGAGGTGGTGCTGGGGAGCATCATAAAAAAGAAAGGATGGAG ACGCTCCAGTCTGGTGATAACGACAAAGATCTTTTGGGGAGGAAA AGCTGAGACTGAAAGAGGTTTATCTCGAAAACATATTATAGAAG GTTTAAAAGCTTCTCTGGAGCGACTACAGTTAGACTACGTTGACGTAGTATTTGCAAACCGACCGGACCCCAACACGCCAATGGAAG AAACGGTTCGAGCGATGACCCATGTGATCAACCAAGGCATGGCCATGTACTGGGGGACATCCCGCTGGAGCCCCATGGAGATAATG GAAGCGTATTCTGTGGCACGACAATTCAATCAGATCCCTCCCATTTGCGAGCAGGCCGAGTATCACATGTTTCAGAGAGAGAAGGTGGAGGTGCAGCTACCTGAACTTTTCCATAAAATag GTGTGGGGGCCATGACGTGGTCGCCGCTGGCCTGCGGTATCATCTCAGGGAAATATGACGGAAGGGTGCCCCCGTACTCTCGGGCCTCTCTGAAG GGTTACCAGTGGTTGAAGGACAAGATCTTGAGCGAGGAGGGCCGGCGTCAGCAGGCGAAGTTGAAAGAGCTGCAGGCGATCGCGGAGCGGCTGGGCTGCACTCTGCCCCAACTCGCCATCG CGTGGTGTCTACGTAACGAGGGGGTGAGCTCTGTCCTTTTAGGGGCGTCCAACACCGACCAACTGATGGAGAACATAGGAGCCATTCAG GTTCTCCCCAAGCTGTCGTCGTCCATCACGCACGAAGTGGACAGCATCCTCGGCAACAAGCCGTACAGTAAAAAGGACTACCGCTCTTAA